A region from the Primulina tabacum isolate GXHZ01 unplaced genomic scaffold, ASM2559414v2 Contig486, whole genome shotgun sequence genome encodes:
- the LOC142534396 gene encoding serine/threonine-protein kinase ATM-like isoform X1, giving the protein MSKELDQMSTSSTNSPEGEKCGIMTSSQFKVAELVALVFCRVCANTYKSPVTEKCARREHVVVLIKESRGGQMAMACCTCLSHPQLFYSHP; this is encoded by the exons ATGAGCAAGGAGCTTGATCAAATGAGTACTTCCAGCACCAATTCACCCGA GGGTgaaaaatgtgggattatgacAAGCTCACAGTTCAAGGTGGCGGAGCTTGTTGCCCTTGTGTTTTGCCGG GTGTGCGCTAATACATATAAAAGTCCAGTTACTGAAAAATGTGCCCGGAGGGAGCATGTGGTTGTCCTGATAAAAGAGAGTCGTGGAGGGCAAATGGCCATG GCATGCTGCACTTGTTTGTCGCATCCGCAATTATTCTACTCGCATCCGTAA
- the LOC142534396 gene encoding serine/threonine-protein kinase ATM-like isoform X2: MSKELDQMSTSSTNSPEGEKCGIMTSSQFKVAELVALVFCRVCANTYKSPVTEKCARREHVVVLIKESRGGQMAMNY; encoded by the exons ATGAGCAAGGAGCTTGATCAAATGAGTACTTCCAGCACCAATTCACCCGA GGGTgaaaaatgtgggattatgacAAGCTCACAGTTCAAGGTGGCGGAGCTTGTTGCCCTTGTGTTTTGCCGG GTGTGCGCTAATACATATAAAAGTCCAGTTACTGAAAAATGTGCCCGGAGGGAGCATGTGGTTGTCCTGATAAAAGAGAGTCGTGGAGGGCAAATGGCCATG AATTATTAA